The following proteins are co-located in the Mycolicibacterium goodii genome:
- a CDS encoding vWA domain-containing protein, whose protein sequence is MTAALLRGVDLAAFAVALVDRLRTAGVAVSAVGASSLVAAMHLLAPARRSALYWAARLTLVSRAEDLPAFDAVFDAVFSESVLGVDPPNRKPSRLPPGVPEQRRADGADSGDTADGLPWATRPLSITAAAHPPAGRAVPDLAPSWLAGRADESFDRFDPDDLRRLGAWLEGAEANWPRRRTLRHRRHPSGRRIDLRETIRASRTTGWEPVRLARTRRRTRPRRVVLVCDVSGSMQPYAVVYLHLMRAAAVRRRGGAHPEVFAFATTLTRLTAALSHRSAEVALSRADAKVHDRYGGTRLGRSIAALLAAPHGNLLRGSVVVIASDGWDADAPDVARRAMSRLRRRAHLVIWLNPRAAAPGYAPRAGAMAAALPYCDHFLPAHTLTGLRELFDVLAG, encoded by the coding sequence ATGACGGCTGCGCTGCTGCGTGGCGTCGACCTCGCGGCGTTCGCCGTCGCCCTCGTCGACCGCCTGCGCACGGCCGGGGTCGCGGTGTCGGCGGTCGGGGCGTCGTCGCTGGTGGCGGCCATGCATCTGCTGGCTCCCGCGCGGCGGTCTGCGCTGTACTGGGCCGCGCGACTGACACTGGTGAGCCGCGCCGAGGACCTGCCGGCATTCGACGCCGTCTTCGACGCGGTGTTCTCCGAGTCCGTGCTGGGCGTGGACCCGCCTAACCGCAAGCCAAGCCGGCTGCCGCCCGGGGTGCCGGAGCAGCGGCGCGCCGACGGCGCCGACAGCGGTGACACCGCCGACGGGCTGCCGTGGGCGACCCGTCCGCTGTCGATCACCGCGGCGGCGCACCCGCCGGCCGGCCGCGCCGTTCCCGACCTCGCGCCGAGTTGGCTCGCCGGCCGCGCCGACGAATCCTTCGACCGGTTCGACCCGGACGATCTGCGTCGGCTCGGGGCGTGGCTGGAGGGCGCCGAGGCGAACTGGCCGCGCCGGCGGACACTGCGGCATCGTCGTCACCCGTCCGGGCGGCGGATCGATCTGCGCGAGACCATCCGGGCGTCCCGCACCACCGGGTGGGAACCGGTGCGGCTGGCGCGGACCCGACGCCGCACCCGGCCCCGGCGGGTCGTGCTGGTGTGCGACGTCAGCGGCTCCATGCAGCCGTACGCGGTGGTGTATCTGCACCTCATGCGGGCCGCGGCGGTGCGCAGACGCGGCGGCGCGCATCCGGAGGTGTTCGCCTTCGCCACCACGCTGACCCGGCTGACCGCGGCGCTGTCCCACCGCTCGGCCGAGGTCGCGTTGAGCCGCGCCGACGCGAAGGTGCACGACCGCTACGGCGGCACCCGGCTGGGCCGGTCGATCGCGGCACTGCTGGCCGCACCGCACGGCAACCTGCTGCGCGGGTCGGTGGTGGTGATCGCCTCCGATGGTTGGGACGCCGATGCACCCGACGTGGCGCGGCGCGCCATGAGCCGGTTGCGCCGACGTGCCCACCTGGTGATCTGGCTCAACCCGCGCGCCGCGGCACCGGGTTACGCGCCGCGGGCCGGTGCGATGGCCGCGGCGCTGCCGTACTGCGACCACTTCCTGCCCGCACACACCCTGACGGGACTGCGCGAGCTGTTCGACGTGCTCGCGGGTTAG
- a CDS encoding (2Fe-2S)-binding protein — MQVTMTVNGEAVTADVEPRMLLVHFLRDQLGLTGTHWGCDTSNCGTCVVEVDGEPVKSCTMLAAMASGHSVGTVEGMAVDGALDPVQEGFMQCHGLQCGFCTPGMMITARALLRRNPDPTEEEIREAISGQICRCTGYTTIVRSVQWAARHAREEARA, encoded by the coding sequence ATGCAGGTCACCATGACCGTCAACGGCGAAGCCGTGACCGCCGACGTCGAACCACGCATGCTGCTCGTGCATTTCCTGCGTGACCAGTTGGGCCTGACCGGAACCCACTGGGGCTGCGACACGTCCAACTGTGGCACCTGCGTCGTCGAGGTCGACGGCGAACCGGTGAAGTCCTGCACCATGCTCGCGGCGATGGCCTCCGGGCACTCGGTGGGCACCGTCGAGGGCATGGCGGTCGACGGCGCGCTGGACCCGGTGCAGGAGGGGTTCATGCAGTGCCACGGCCTGCAGTGCGGGTTCTGCACGCCAGGAATGATGATCACCGCACGCGCCCTGCTGCGCCGCAATCCGGACCCCACGGAAGAGGAGATCCGCGAGGCGATCTCCGGCCAGATCTGCCGGTGCACGGGTTACACCACGATCGTGCGCTCGGTGCAGTGGGCGGCGCGCCACGCCCGGGAGGAGGCCAGGGCATGA
- a CDS encoding XdhC family protein: protein MRDVLSALRAVWESGGTAGVGTVVRTFRSAPRPAGASMVVAPDGTVSGSVSGGCVEGAVYDLATEVVATGTPVLQRYGVSDDDAFEVGLTCGGILDVFVEPVSQKTFPELGEIADDIEAQRPVAVATVITHPDERWVGRRLVLHTDQVTGSLGSSRADAAVTDDARGLLAAGRSEVLTYGPDGQRRGEGMEVFVASYAPRPRMLVFGAIDFAAAVAQQGAFLGYRVTVCDARPVFATTARFPTADDVVVDWPHRYLAAQAEAGAIDARTVVCVLTHDPKFDVPLLEVALRLPEIAYIGAMGSRRTHSDRLARLREAGLTEDELARLSSPIGLDLGGRTPEETAVSIAAEIIAKRWGGGGRPLADTGGRIHHELGEHAPAPAG, encoded by the coding sequence GTGAGAGATGTGCTGAGCGCGCTGCGGGCGGTCTGGGAGTCCGGCGGCACCGCCGGCGTCGGTACCGTGGTGCGCACATTCCGCTCGGCGCCACGCCCGGCAGGCGCATCGATGGTCGTCGCACCCGACGGCACCGTGAGCGGTTCGGTGTCCGGCGGCTGCGTCGAGGGCGCGGTCTACGACCTCGCGACCGAGGTGGTCGCCACCGGCACCCCGGTGCTGCAGCGCTACGGTGTGAGCGACGACGACGCCTTCGAGGTCGGGCTCACCTGCGGCGGCATTCTCGATGTGTTCGTGGAACCGGTGTCGCAGAAGACTTTTCCCGAGCTCGGTGAGATCGCCGACGACATCGAGGCGCAGCGTCCGGTCGCGGTCGCGACCGTCATCACTCATCCCGATGAGCGCTGGGTCGGCAGACGGCTGGTGCTGCACACCGATCAGGTCACCGGGTCGCTCGGCTCGTCACGCGCCGATGCCGCCGTCACCGACGATGCGCGCGGGCTGCTGGCCGCCGGCCGCAGCGAGGTGCTCACCTACGGCCCGGACGGGCAGCGCCGCGGCGAGGGCATGGAGGTGTTCGTCGCCAGCTATGCGCCGCGTCCGCGGATGCTGGTGTTCGGGGCGATCGATTTCGCCGCGGCCGTCGCGCAGCAGGGCGCGTTCCTCGGCTACCGGGTCACCGTGTGCGACGCGCGTCCGGTGTTCGCGACCACCGCGCGGTTCCCGACGGCCGACGACGTCGTCGTCGACTGGCCGCACCGCTACCTCGCCGCACAGGCCGAGGCGGGGGCGATCGACGCCCGCACGGTGGTGTGCGTGCTGACCCACGATCCCAAGTTCGACGTGCCGCTGCTGGAGGTGGCGCTGCGGTTGCCCGAGATCGCCTACATCGGGGCGATGGGTTCGCGCCGCACGCACTCCGACCGGCTGGCCCGGCTGCGCGAGGCCGGGCTCACCGAGGACGAGCTGGCGCGGTTGTCCAGCCCGATCGGGCTGGACCTCGGCGGCCGCACCCCCGAGGAGACCGCGGTGTCGATCGCGGCCGAAATCATCGCCAAACGCTGGGGCGGCGGGGGCCGCCCGCTGGCCGACACCGGCGGCCGCATCCACCATGAGCTGGGCGAACACGCGCCCGCACCCGCTGGTTAA
- a CDS encoding XdhC family protein, with protein MTPTRLHDRVAELRRARTPFVHATVVRAQQPTSAHPGDEAILLADGTIEGFVGGHCAQNSVRKAALGALQVGQSVLLRVLPDGDVSFPDTPGACVVVNPCLSGGALEIFLDPQVPAPLVGVFGGTPIADALVEVTTLLGYDIRRLDTPDPSAVDGATALVIASLGGPEADLIRAALDAGVGYVGLVASRRRGTAILDGLDLTESERARVHTPVGLDIGARTPAEIAVSIAAEVIATVRAHGR; from the coding sequence ATGACCCCGACGCGGCTGCACGACCGGGTGGCCGAACTCCGGCGCGCCCGTACCCCGTTCGTGCATGCCACGGTGGTGCGGGCCCAGCAGCCCACCTCGGCGCATCCGGGCGACGAGGCGATCCTGCTGGCGGACGGCACCATCGAAGGTTTCGTCGGCGGCCACTGCGCCCAGAACTCGGTGCGCAAGGCCGCGCTGGGTGCCCTGCAGGTCGGGCAGAGCGTGCTGCTGCGGGTGCTGCCCGACGGCGACGTCAGCTTCCCGGACACGCCCGGTGCGTGCGTCGTGGTGAACCCGTGCCTGTCCGGCGGCGCGCTGGAGATCTTCCTCGACCCGCAGGTGCCCGCACCGCTGGTCGGCGTCTTCGGCGGGACACCGATCGCCGACGCCCTGGTCGAGGTCACAACGCTGCTGGGCTATGACATCCGGCGCCTCGACACCCCCGATCCGTCCGCCGTCGACGGCGCCACGGCGCTGGTGATCGCGAGCCTCGGTGGGCCCGAGGCGGATCTGATCCGCGCGGCGCTCGACGCGGGCGTCGGCTACGTGGGGCTCGTCGCCAGCAGGCGCCGCGGGACGGCGATCCTGGACGGGCTGGACCTCACCGAGTCCGAACGCGCCAGGGTGCACACCCCGGTGGGGCTCGACATCGGGGCAAGGACCCCCGCCGAGATCGCGGTGTCGATCGCCGCCGAGGTGATCGCAACCGTACGCGCACATGGCCGCTGA
- a CDS encoding LysR family transcriptional regulator, with product MTPAQLRAFSAVVRLGSVRAAAEELGVSDAGVSMHVAQLRKELDDPLFTRTASGLAFTPGGLRLASRAIEILGLQQQTAIEVTEAAHGRRLLRIAASSAFAEHAAPGLIELFSSRADDLSVELSVHPASQFGYLITARAVDIALGPPAPADPSLVVRAFLKYQIITVTTPDNPLLQHGVTPAALREQPWQLGPSGGSADGEIAAMLRTLAIPEARQRIFQNDAAALEEVRRVGGVTPTIGFAVAKDLAGGRLAQVKGPSLQVGGEWFATTLPASARQPAVSELLRFITTPRCTQAMIRGSGVGVSRFRPKVHVTLWS from the coding sequence GTGACACCCGCGCAACTACGCGCTTTTTCGGCGGTGGTCCGGCTGGGCTCGGTGCGGGCCGCGGCCGAGGAACTCGGCGTCTCCGACGCCGGGGTGTCGATGCACGTCGCGCAGCTGCGCAAGGAACTCGACGATCCGCTGTTCACCCGCACCGCGTCCGGGCTCGCGTTCACACCGGGCGGGCTGCGCCTGGCCAGCCGCGCCATCGAGATTCTCGGCCTGCAGCAGCAGACCGCGATCGAGGTGACCGAGGCCGCGCACGGAAGGCGCCTGCTGCGTATCGCGGCCTCCAGCGCGTTCGCCGAACACGCCGCGCCCGGGCTGATCGAACTGTTCTCGTCACGCGCCGACGACCTTTCGGTCGAGCTGAGCGTGCACCCGGCGAGCCAGTTCGGCTATCTCATCACCGCGCGCGCGGTCGACATCGCCCTCGGCCCACCCGCACCGGCCGATCCGAGCCTCGTCGTCCGCGCGTTCCTGAAGTACCAGATCATCACCGTGACCACGCCGGACAACCCGCTGCTGCAGCATGGCGTCACCCCGGCGGCGCTGCGCGAACAGCCGTGGCAACTCGGCCCGTCGGGCGGCAGCGCCGACGGCGAGATCGCCGCCATGCTGCGTACCCTGGCGATACCCGAAGCGCGCCAACGCATCTTCCAGAACGATGCGGCCGCGCTCGAGGAGGTGCGCCGGGTCGGCGGGGTGACACCGACGATCGGGTTCGCGGTCGCCAAGGATCTCGCGGGCGGCCGTCTGGCGCAGGTCAAGGGTCCAAGCCTGCAGGTCGGCGGCGAGTGGTTCGCCACCACCCTGCCCGCCTCGGCCCGCCAGCCTGCCGTCTCGGAGCTGCTGCGGTTCATCACCACACCGCGCTGCACCCAGGCGATGATCCGCGGCAGCGGCGTCGGCGTGAGCCGTTTTCGCCCGAAAGTGCATGTGACGCTGTGGAGTTGA
- a CDS encoding AAA family ATPase — protein MAAEPGAAVAEFGGVDEVIRRFDANDYLLDEGTATAIYLAVTLGRPLLLEGEPGVGKTTAAKTLAAVLDTPLIRLQCYEGLTAAEALYDWNYQRQLLSIRLAEARGGEHLDEAALYTESYLIDRPILQCVRHRGPTRPVLLVDEIDRADDEFEALLLEFLGEAAVTVPELGTFVATRPPIVVLTSNRSRDLHDALRRRCLYHWIEYPHRVQAVAIVRRTVPGATDALIQSAVQFVSAARELDLDKPPGVAETIDWVAALVALRVGDLVDPAAPGTVGALAKTPDDSALLRDAVLDLKGSAL, from the coding sequence ATGGCCGCTGAGCCCGGTGCCGCAGTGGCGGAGTTCGGCGGCGTCGACGAGGTGATCCGGCGGTTCGACGCCAACGACTACCTGCTCGACGAGGGCACCGCGACGGCGATCTACCTCGCCGTCACGCTCGGGCGCCCGCTGCTGCTGGAAGGCGAACCGGGTGTCGGCAAGACCACGGCAGCCAAAACCCTTGCCGCCGTTCTCGACACACCGCTGATCAGGTTGCAGTGCTATGAGGGGCTCACCGCCGCCGAGGCCCTCTACGACTGGAATTACCAGCGTCAGCTGCTGTCGATCCGGCTGGCCGAGGCTCGTGGCGGCGAACACCTCGACGAGGCCGCGCTGTACACCGAGAGCTACCTCATCGACCGGCCGATCCTGCAGTGCGTGCGCCACCGCGGGCCGACCCGGCCCGTCCTACTGGTCGACGAGATCGACCGTGCCGACGACGAATTCGAGGCGCTGCTGCTGGAATTCCTGGGCGAGGCCGCGGTGACGGTGCCCGAACTCGGCACCTTCGTCGCCACCCGCCCGCCGATCGTGGTGCTGACCTCCAACCGCAGCCGCGACCTGCACGACGCCCTGCGTCGCCGCTGCCTGTACCACTGGATCGAGTACCCGCACCGGGTGCAGGCGGTGGCGATCGTGCGGCGCACCGTGCCGGGCGCCACCGACGCCCTGATCCAGAGCGCGGTGCAATTCGTCAGCGCGGCACGCGAACTCGACCTCGACAAGCCGCCAGGGGTGGCCGAGACCATCGACTGGGTCGCGGCGCTGGTGGCGCTGCGGGTCGGCGACCTGGTCGACCCCGCCGCGCCGGGCACGGTCGGCGCGCTGGCCAAGACCCCCGACGACAGCGCACTGCTGCGCGATGCCGTGCTGGACCTGAAAGGAAGCGCCCTATGA
- a CDS encoding SRPBCC family protein, translated as MKIANEFTVSAPIEDAWELLTDLDQVVPLMPGAKLTGHDGDDVLGAVKVKVGPVTSEFNGKVHFVEQDREHFRAVIDAKGKETRGTGNAAATVTAQLHDAGSCTRVTVDTDLKVVGKLAQFGSGMLQQVSEKLLGQFVDSLETKLAGEREKPGATAKPAEQAAERPIETLAAAAPAVGDPEPIDLLDLAGGKALKKYGPPVLGAFLLAALLFTIGRIRMVRNAFAARRR; from the coding sequence ATGAAGATCGCCAACGAGTTCACCGTCAGCGCGCCGATCGAGGACGCGTGGGAGCTGCTCACCGATCTCGACCAGGTGGTACCGCTCATGCCCGGGGCCAAGCTCACCGGGCACGACGGCGACGATGTGCTCGGCGCGGTGAAGGTGAAGGTGGGCCCGGTGACCAGCGAGTTCAACGGCAAGGTGCACTTCGTCGAGCAGGACCGCGAGCACTTCCGCGCCGTGATCGACGCCAAGGGCAAGGAGACCCGCGGCACCGGCAACGCCGCGGCGACCGTCACCGCGCAACTGCACGACGCGGGCAGCTGCACCCGCGTCACCGTCGACACCGACCTCAAGGTGGTCGGCAAGCTCGCGCAGTTCGGCAGCGGGATGCTGCAGCAGGTGTCGGAGAAACTGCTCGGCCAGTTCGTCGACTCGCTGGAGACCAAGCTCGCCGGCGAGCGCGAAAAGCCCGGTGCCACCGCAAAGCCCGCCGAGCAGGCCGCCGAGAGGCCGATCGAGACGCTCGCCGCGGCGGCACCGGCGGTCGGGGATCCCGAACCGATCGACCTGCTCGATCTCGCCGGTGGCAAGGCGTTGAAGAAGTACGGGCCACCGGTGCTCGGCGCGTTCCTGCTCGCGGCGCTGCTGTTCACGATCGGGCGGATACGTATGGTCCGCAACGCGTTTGCCGCGCGACGCAGATGA
- a CDS encoding aerobic carbon-monoxide dehydrogenase large subunit, with translation MTTLENPVERPEDTAVNDAKPCGHGRMLRKEDPRFIRGRGTYVDDIKLPGMLHLAILRSPYAHARINSVDVTAAQAHPKVKAVVTGADLAAKGLAWMPTLSNDVQAVLATDKVRFQGQEVAFVVAEDRYSARDALELIDVDYEPLDPVIDARHALDPDAPVIRTDLDGKTDNHCFDWETGDAAATEAVFAKADVVVKQEMVYPRVHPAPMETCGAVADLDPVTGKLTLWSTTQAPHAHRTLYALVAGLPEHKIRVISPDIGGGFGNKVPIYPGYVCAIVGSLLLGKPVKWMEDRSENLTSTGFARDYIMVGEIAATRDGRILAIRSNVLADHGAFNGTAAPVKYPAGFFGVFTGSYDIEAAYCHMTAVYTNKAPGGVAYACSFRITEAVYFVERLVDCLAYELKMDPAQLRLRNLLKPEQFPYKSKTGWVYDSGDYEKTMRLAMEMVDYEGLRAEQAEKRKRGELMGIGMAFFTEAVGAGPRKDMDILGLGMADGCELRVHPTGKAVVRLSVQSQGQGHETTFAQIVAEELGIPPEDIDVVHGDTDQTPFGLGTYGSRSTPVSGAAAALVARKVRDKAKIIAAGMLEASIADLEWHKGSFGVKGDPSASVTIADIAMRAHGAGDLPEGLEGGLDAQICYNPSNLTYPYGAYFCVVDIDPGTAVVKVRRFVAVDDCGTRINPMIIEGQIHGGLVDGIGMALMEMIAFDEDGNCLGGSLMDYLIPTAMEVPHFETGHTVTPSPHHPIGAKGIGESATVGSPPAVVNAVVDALTPFGVRHADMPLTPSRVWEAMQGRATPPI, from the coding sequence ATGACCACGCTGGAGAACCCGGTCGAGCGTCCCGAGGACACCGCCGTCAACGACGCGAAACCGTGCGGCCACGGCCGGATGCTGCGCAAAGAGGACCCGCGGTTCATCCGCGGGCGCGGCACATATGTGGACGACATCAAACTGCCCGGCATGCTGCACCTGGCGATCCTGCGGTCGCCGTACGCCCACGCCAGGATCAACTCCGTCGATGTGACTGCCGCACAGGCGCATCCGAAGGTCAAGGCCGTGGTGACCGGGGCCGACCTCGCGGCGAAAGGGCTGGCGTGGATGCCGACCCTGTCCAACGACGTGCAGGCCGTGCTGGCCACCGACAAGGTGCGCTTCCAAGGTCAGGAGGTCGCGTTCGTCGTCGCCGAGGACCGTTATTCGGCGCGAGATGCGCTGGAACTCATCGACGTCGACTACGAACCGCTGGACCCCGTGATCGACGCACGGCACGCGCTCGACCCGGACGCCCCGGTGATCCGCACCGACCTGGACGGCAAGACCGACAACCACTGCTTCGACTGGGAGACCGGCGACGCCGCGGCCACCGAGGCCGTCTTCGCCAAGGCCGATGTGGTGGTCAAACAGGAGATGGTGTACCCGCGGGTGCATCCCGCCCCGATGGAAACCTGCGGCGCGGTGGCCGATCTGGACCCGGTGACCGGGAAGCTGACGCTGTGGTCGACCACCCAGGCCCCGCACGCGCACCGCACGCTGTACGCGCTGGTGGCGGGCCTGCCCGAGCACAAGATCCGCGTCATCTCGCCCGACATCGGCGGCGGCTTCGGCAACAAGGTGCCGATCTACCCCGGCTACGTGTGCGCCATCGTCGGGTCACTGCTGCTGGGCAAGCCGGTCAAGTGGATGGAGGACCGCAGCGAAAACCTCACCAGCACAGGCTTCGCGCGTGACTACATCATGGTCGGGGAGATCGCGGCGACCCGCGACGGCAGGATCCTCGCGATCCGCTCCAACGTGCTGGCCGACCACGGCGCGTTCAACGGCACCGCGGCACCGGTGAAGTACCCGGCCGGGTTCTTCGGGGTGTTCACCGGCAGCTACGACATCGAGGCGGCGTACTGCCACATGACCGCGGTGTACACCAACAAGGCGCCCGGCGGGGTGGCGTACGCCTGCTCGTTCCGGATCACCGAGGCCGTGTACTTCGTCGAGCGCCTCGTCGACTGCCTGGCCTACGAGCTCAAGATGGACCCGGCGCAGCTGCGGCTGCGAAACCTGTTGAAACCCGAGCAGTTCCCGTACAAGTCGAAGACGGGCTGGGTGTACGACTCGGGTGACTACGAGAAGACCATGCGCCTGGCGATGGAGATGGTCGACTACGAAGGCCTGCGGGCCGAGCAGGCCGAGAAACGCAAACGCGGCGAGTTGATGGGCATCGGCATGGCGTTCTTCACCGAGGCCGTCGGCGCCGGGCCACGCAAGGACATGGACATCCTCGGCCTGGGCATGGCCGACGGATGCGAGTTGCGGGTGCACCCGACCGGCAAGGCCGTCGTGCGGCTCAGCGTGCAGAGCCAGGGGCAGGGCCACGAGACCACGTTCGCGCAGATCGTCGCCGAGGAACTCGGCATCCCGCCCGAGGACATCGACGTGGTGCACGGCGACACCGATCAGACCCCGTTCGGGCTGGGCACCTACGGCAGTCGGTCCACCCCGGTGTCCGGCGCGGCGGCCGCCCTGGTGGCGCGCAAGGTGCGCGACAAGGCGAAGATCATCGCCGCAGGCATGCTGGAGGCCTCGATCGCCGACCTGGAATGGCACAAGGGCTCGTTCGGAGTCAAGGGCGACCCGTCGGCATCGGTGACGATCGCCGACATCGCGATGCGCGCCCACGGCGCGGGAGATCTGCCCGAAGGGCTCGAAGGTGGTCTGGACGCCCAGATCTGTTACAACCCCTCGAATCTCACCTATCCCTACGGGGCGTACTTCTGTGTCGTCGACATCGACCCTGGCACCGCGGTGGTCAAGGTCCGGCGGTTCGTCGCGGTCGACGACTGCGGCACCCGCATCAACCCGATGATCATCGAGGGACAGATCCACGGCGGCCTGGTCGACGGTATCGGCATGGCGCTCATGGAGATGATCGCCTTCGACGAGGACGGCAACTGCCTTGGCGGGTCGCTCATGGATTACCTGATCCCCACGGCGATGGAGGTCCCGCACTTCGAGACCGGCCACACCGTCACCCCCTCACCGCACCACCCGATCGGCGCCAAGGGCATCGGCGAATCGGCGACCGTCGGCTCACCGCCCGCCGTGGTCAACGCCGTGGTGGATGCGTTGACGCCGTTCGGCGTCCGGCACGCGGACATGCCGCTGACACCGTCGCGGGTGTGGGAGGCGATGCAGGGCAGGGCCACACCGCCGATCTAG
- a CDS encoding VTT domain-containing protein: MIDTALPEVTTNLALMPDFMDPLNLIGYFGTWALVGILVVVFVESGVLFPVLPGDSLLFVAGMLAAGTAAKGTAVDANFQLWQLLVFIPVAAILGGQVGYVIGRTIGTSMFRPDARVLKQKYLDEAHVFFEQRGPFAIVIARFVPIVRTLAPIVAGAAKMRYPVFTSFNVLGAIVWGVGLTLLGYWLGQFEIIQKLLEPIFILIVVASVAPMFIEWYKRRRAAKKAAAADAAPTS; the protein is encoded by the coding sequence GTGATCGACACCGCCTTACCAGAGGTTACGACCAATCTGGCGCTCATGCCCGACTTCATGGATCCGCTGAACCTCATCGGATACTTCGGCACCTGGGCCCTGGTCGGCATCCTGGTGGTCGTCTTCGTCGAGTCCGGCGTGCTGTTCCCGGTCCTGCCCGGTGACTCGCTGCTGTTCGTGGCGGGCATGCTGGCGGCAGGCACCGCCGCGAAGGGCACCGCGGTCGACGCCAATTTCCAGCTGTGGCAGCTGCTGGTGTTCATCCCGGTCGCGGCGATCCTCGGCGGCCAGGTCGGCTATGTCATCGGACGGACCATCGGCACATCGATGTTCCGGCCCGATGCCCGCGTCCTCAAGCAGAAGTACCTCGACGAGGCGCACGTGTTCTTCGAGCAGCGCGGGCCGTTCGCGATCGTGATCGCCCGCTTCGTGCCGATCGTGCGCACGCTGGCGCCGATCGTCGCGGGTGCGGCCAAGATGCGGTACCCGGTGTTCACCAGCTTCAACGTTCTCGGCGCGATCGTGTGGGGTGTGGGGCTCACCCTGCTGGGCTACTGGCTGGGCCAGTTCGAGATCATCCAGAAGCTGCTCGAACCCATCTTCATCCTGATCGTGGTGGCCTCCGTCGCACCGATGTTCATCGAGTGGTATAAGCGCCGCCGCGCCGCCAAGAAGGCCGCCGCCGCCGACGCCGCTCCGACCAGCTAA
- a CDS encoding FAD binding domain-containing protein, with the protein MQVPGPFEYERATSVDHAVGLLDRLGEDARIVAGGHSLLPMMKLRIANPEYLVDINDLAVELGYVITDPTLVRIGAMARHRQVLESDTLAAVCPIFRDAERVIADPVVRNRGTLGGSLCQADPAEDLTTVCTVLDAVCLARGPDGEREIAIDDFLVGPYETALAHNEMLIEVRIPVRHRTSSAYAKVERRVGDWAVTAAGSQVTLDGDSIIAARVGLTAVNPDPDALRALAADLVGKPAVEETYTAAGALAAQACEPVTDGRGSADYKRHLASELTIRTLRTAVERVRSAP; encoded by the coding sequence ATGCAGGTCCCAGGCCCATTCGAGTACGAACGCGCCACCAGCGTCGACCACGCCGTCGGACTGCTGGACCGGTTGGGGGAGGACGCCAGGATCGTCGCAGGCGGGCACAGCCTGCTGCCGATGATGAAGCTGCGCATCGCCAACCCCGAATATCTCGTCGACATCAACGACCTCGCGGTCGAGCTGGGCTACGTCATCACCGATCCCACCCTGGTGCGGATCGGCGCGATGGCGCGGCACCGGCAGGTGCTGGAGTCGGACACCCTGGCCGCGGTGTGCCCGATCTTCCGCGACGCCGAACGCGTGATCGCCGACCCCGTGGTGCGCAACCGCGGCACCCTCGGCGGGTCGTTGTGCCAGGCGGACCCCGCCGAGGATCTCACCACGGTGTGCACGGTCCTCGACGCGGTGTGCCTGGCGCGCGGTCCGGACGGGGAACGCGAGATCGCCATCGACGACTTCCTGGTCGGGCCGTACGAGACCGCGCTCGCCCACAACGAGATGCTGATCGAGGTGCGCATCCCGGTACGTCACCGCACGTCCAGCGCCTACGCGAAAGTCGAACGCCGCGTGGGTGACTGGGCGGTGACCGCGGCAGGCTCGCAGGTGACGCTCGACGGTGACTCGATCATCGCGGCGCGGGTCGGTCTCACCGCCGTCAACCCCGATCCGGACGCCCTGCGCGCGCTGGCCGCCGATCTGGTCGGAAAACCCGCCGTCGAGGAAACCTACACCGCCGCAGGCGCCCTCGCGGCACAGGCCTGCGAACCGGTCACCGACGGCCGCGGCAGCGCCGACTACAAACGGCACCTGGCCTCCGAACTGACCATCCGCACCCTGCGCACCGCGGTGGAACGCGTGCGCAGTGCACCATGA